One Streptomyces mobaraensis NBRC 13819 = DSM 40847 DNA segment encodes these proteins:
- a CDS encoding EamA family transporter — MQGTTYVPAGMSGATGASGTPGADRASGRGTAAKGPAAGSDVKDLLLTALAPASWATVYSVTAALLPDNRPMLAATLRALPAGLVLLAYNRKLPHGSWWWKSTVLAILNFGAFLPLVFFAAYRLPGGVAATIGAVQPLMVAGFSLLVLRVRTSPPVLLAAVAGVGGVALMTLTGRAALDPLGVAAALLAVGLIGLSIVLTKKWGSGESPLVMTGWQLTVASVLLKPFTLLGEGLPSHLTGANIAGYAYIGVVATAAAYPLFFRGIGRLAPTSVSLLSLVGPPVAAVIGVVAMDQVLTVWQVVGLVVALAAVVAGQALGRKS; from the coding sequence ATGCAGGGGACCACGTACGTACCGGCGGGCATGAGCGGAGCGACCGGCGCCTCCGGAACTCCCGGCGCGGACCGGGCGAGCGGTCGCGGCACCGCCGCCAAGGGGCCCGCCGCCGGGTCGGACGTCAAGGACCTGCTGCTCACGGCGCTGGCACCCGCCAGTTGGGCCACCGTCTATTCGGTGACCGCCGCGCTGCTCCCCGACAACCGCCCGATGCTCGCCGCCACCCTGCGCGCGCTGCCCGCCGGACTCGTCCTGCTGGCGTACAACCGCAAGCTGCCGCACGGCTCGTGGTGGTGGAAGTCGACCGTGCTGGCGATCCTCAACTTCGGCGCCTTCCTCCCGCTCGTCTTCTTCGCCGCCTACCGGCTCCCCGGCGGGGTGGCCGCCACGATCGGTGCCGTGCAGCCGCTGATGGTGGCCGGTTTCTCGCTCCTCGTCCTCCGGGTCCGCACCTCGCCGCCCGTCCTGCTGGCGGCCGTCGCCGGGGTCGGGGGCGTGGCCCTGATGACGCTCACCGGCAGGGCCGCGCTCGATCCGCTCGGCGTCGCGGCGGCCCTGCTCGCGGTGGGGCTGATCGGCCTGTCCATCGTGCTCACCAAGAAGTGGGGCAGCGGTGAGAGTCCCCTGGTCATGACCGGCTGGCAGCTCACCGTCGCCAGCGTGCTCCTGAAGCCCTTCACGCTGTTGGGCGAGGGACTTCCGTCGCACCTGACCGGTGCCAACATCGCCGGCTACGCCTACATCGGCGTCGTGGCCACCGCCGCCGCCTACCCCCTCTTCTTCCGTGGCATCGGACGGCTCGCCCCGACCTCGGTCTCCCTGCTCAGCCTCGTCGGGCCGCCGGTCGCCGCGGTCATCGGCGTGGTGGCGATGGACCAGGTCCTCACCGTCTGGCAGGTCGTCGGCCTCGTCGTCGCCCTCGCGGCGGTGGTCGCCGGTCAGGCGCTCGGCCGCAAGAGCTGA
- a CDS encoding LCP family protein produces MGGGGGGRERRRGRTFGGASLALLILLLAAAGWTYLRLDGNLGVFDADGIARDRPGSAAGDNVLVIGSDSRAGGNRHLGGGTGRVGRSDTAFLLHVYGDGERAAVVSIPRDTLVEIPPCRLPDGSWTAARDRAMFNSAFSVGGTAGGNPACTQNTVERLTGLRVDHTVVVDFAGFAALTDAVGGVEVCMPQDVYEGDLDPNRGGRGDLLFRKGRQTVSGRKALDYVRVRHGLGDGSDIGRIRRQQAFVAALIKKVRSRGLDPATLLPLADAATKSLTVDPGLGSVEKLVSFARSLKGIDQDDIAFVTMPWRYEGDRVAVVQPEADALWAALRDDRAVGDKGSPGSSGGSADPKAGGGAKGAPGDGEGAGVRVSLADATHADGLAARAAALLRRHGYTVTGPRTAEAGDAGTTVIEFGPGQAGRARTLARLFPGAFVRGTADSGISVTLGRDFGTAAEGAAAPVAADPPRGSTGVSTDVSAVSPADDKPCPGLSYG; encoded by the coding sequence ATGGGCGGAGGGGGCGGCGGCCGGGAGCGGCGGCGCGGCCGGACGTTCGGCGGCGCGTCGCTGGCGCTGCTGATACTGCTGCTGGCCGCTGCCGGCTGGACGTACCTGCGGCTCGACGGCAACCTCGGCGTCTTCGACGCGGACGGCATCGCCCGGGACCGTCCCGGCTCCGCCGCCGGCGACAACGTCCTCGTCATAGGCTCCGACTCGCGCGCCGGCGGCAACCGGCACCTGGGCGGCGGCACCGGACGCGTCGGCCGTTCGGACACGGCCTTCCTGCTGCACGTGTACGGGGACGGGGAGCGGGCCGCCGTCGTCTCCATCCCCCGGGACACCCTCGTCGAGATCCCGCCCTGCCGGCTGCCCGACGGGAGCTGGACCGCCGCGCGCGACAGGGCGATGTTCAACTCGGCCTTCTCGGTCGGCGGTACGGCCGGGGGCAACCCCGCCTGCACGCAGAACACCGTCGAACGGCTCACCGGACTGCGCGTGGACCACACCGTCGTCGTGGACTTCGCCGGCTTCGCCGCGCTGACCGACGCCGTGGGCGGCGTCGAGGTCTGCATGCCGCAGGACGTCTACGAGGGCGACCTCGACCCGAACCGCGGCGGCCGGGGTGACCTCCTCTTCAGGAAGGGGCGGCAGACCGTGTCGGGGCGGAAGGCGCTGGACTACGTGCGGGTGCGGCACGGGCTCGGCGACGGTTCCGACATCGGGCGCATCCGCCGCCAGCAGGCGTTCGTCGCCGCCCTGATCAAGAAGGTGCGGTCCCGGGGGCTCGATCCGGCGACGCTGCTCCCGCTGGCGGACGCCGCCACCAAATCCCTCACCGTGGACCCGGGGCTGGGCTCCGTGGAGAAGCTGGTGTCCTTCGCGCGGTCGCTCAAGGGCATCGACCAGGACGACATCGCGTTCGTGACGATGCCGTGGCGGTACGAGGGCGACCGGGTGGCGGTCGTCCAGCCGGAGGCGGACGCGCTGTGGGCGGCGCTGCGGGACGACCGGGCGGTGGGGGACAAGGGATCACCCGGAAGCTCCGGGGGCTCTGCGGACCCGAAGGCCGGGGGAGGCGCGAAAGGCGCGCCGGGGGACGGGGAGGGCGCGGGCGTCCGGGTCTCCCTCGCCGACGCGACGCACGCGGACGGACTGGCCGCCCGCGCCGCCGCGCTCCTCCGGCGGCACGGTTACACGGTCACGGGCCCGCGGACGGCCGAGGCCGGCGACGCGGGCACCACGGTGATCGAGTTCGGCCCGGGGCAGGCGGGCCGCGCCCGTACGCTGGCCCGGCTCTTCCCCGGCGCGTTCGTGCGCGGCACCGCCGATTCCGGCATCTCCGTCACCCTGGGGCGGGACTTCGGCACGGCGGCGGAGGGGGCGGCGGCGCCGGTCGCGGCGGATCCGCCGCGCGGGTCCACGGGCGTGTCCACGGACGTCTCCGCCGTGAGCCCGGCGGACGACAAGCCCTGCCCCGGTCTGTCCTATGGGTGA
- the tatA gene encoding Sec-independent protein translocase subunit TatA encodes MLRNALEPWHLIIVVLVLVVLFGSKKLPDMARALGKSARILKSEAKAMKEDSAPGAAATGSAATEAASTPGGSTNPVIPTTVESSR; translated from the coding sequence GTGCTGCGCAACGCCCTCGAACCCTGGCACCTCATCATCGTGGTGCTCGTCCTCGTCGTGCTCTTCGGCTCGAAGAAGCTGCCCGACATGGCGCGTGCGCTCGGCAAGTCCGCGCGCATCCTCAAGAGCGAGGCCAAGGCCATGAAGGAGGACTCGGCGCCCGGGGCCGCCGCCACGGGGTCCGCCGCCACCGAGGCCGCCTCCACACCGGGCGGCAGCACCAACCCCGTCATCCCCACCACGGTCGAAAGCTCCCGCTGA
- the mgtA gene encoding magnesium-translocating P-type ATPase, producing the protein MAWAPEVGQAGPTLHALRELGSGPRGLTEDEAARRLAEAGENVLPGRRPPGAVRRFVHGLRDPFTAVLLCLGLVSAAVASWGTACVISVLVTVSCALRTVGEHRAERAAAALRDLVPTTATVRRRPAPDAPPAHRELPVGELVPGDVVVLSPGDLVPADLRLLRTTGLTVHEAVLTGESTPAEKRAPDLAAGALRSVPATERDAPGPDPAHLCFQGSSVLSGTATAVVVATGAATRLSGALPGAAAGNGGRRVTPFDRSVNGIAWTLIRFMLLTAPLVLVASALLRGRGMETLPFAVAVAVGLTPEMLPVVVTAALARGAAGLARGGEVIVRRLPALHDLGAVDVLCVDKTGTLTQDRPVLHHAEDAYGRDGEEALRWAAVNALWTLHLAELPVPDALDEAVLDAAGEDALLAAEEEYEGIAALPCAPGRPLSTAVVRRAGDPRFGLAGVHVLVVKGAPEDVLERCALEPAERDRLSRRAADLAADGLRVLAVARAERQSRPRPYGPADEHGLEFTGFLALHDALAPTAAEALAVLADRGIAVRVLTGDHPGTAARVCRDLGLDPGEVVTADRVDGLTDAELAGLADRTTVFARCSPEHKARIVRALRASGRTTGFLGDGVNDLAALHAADVGVCPRAGVDVAREAADVVLASKDLTALDRAVTAGRRSTGNIAAYLRITLSSNFGNVIAMLAAGLLLPFLPMLPAQVLVQNLCFDAAQLALAFDRPAPAALRRPTRLRPRDLLRFVTVFGLLNAAADLATFAVLAFAVRSLGDDGGQEAFHAGWFTENLLTQAMVMFVLRSGRHLAEGRPPGAVRLATTALAVVGLLLPLSPLGPLLAMTGLPPLSYVLLATVLTAYGAALTVARNRYGRRVGG; encoded by the coding sequence GTGGCCTGGGCGCCTGAGGTCGGCCAGGCCGGCCCCACCCTTCACGCGCTGCGGGAGCTGGGCAGCGGCCCGCGCGGTCTGACTGAGGACGAGGCCGCCCGCCGGCTGGCCGAAGCCGGCGAGAACGTGCTGCCCGGCCGCCGCCCGCCCGGTGCCGTCCGGCGGTTCGTGCACGGCCTGCGCGACCCGTTCACCGCCGTCCTCCTCTGCCTCGGCCTGGTCTCCGCCGCGGTCGCCTCCTGGGGCACCGCCTGTGTGATCAGCGTCCTCGTCACCGTCAGCTGCGCCCTCAGGACCGTCGGCGAACACCGCGCGGAACGCGCGGCGGCGGCGTTGCGGGACCTCGTCCCCACCACCGCCACCGTCCGCCGCCGCCCCGCGCCCGACGCGCCCCCGGCCCACCGGGAGCTGCCCGTCGGCGAACTCGTCCCCGGCGACGTCGTCGTCCTCTCCCCCGGCGACCTCGTCCCGGCCGACCTGCGCCTGCTCCGCACCACCGGCCTGACGGTGCACGAGGCCGTCCTGACGGGCGAGTCGACGCCGGCGGAGAAACGGGCCCCGGACCTGGCGGCGGGCGCGCTCCGGTCCGTGCCCGCCACCGAACGGGACGCCCCCGGCCCCGACCCCGCCCACCTCTGCTTCCAGGGCAGCAGCGTCCTCTCCGGCACCGCCACCGCCGTCGTCGTCGCGACCGGGGCCGCCACCCGGCTCTCCGGGGCCCTCCCGGGTGCCGCGGCCGGGAACGGCGGGCGCCGGGTCACGCCGTTCGACCGGTCCGTCAACGGGATCGCCTGGACGCTGATCCGGTTCATGCTGCTGACCGCGCCCCTGGTGCTGGTCGCGAGCGCGCTGCTGCGCGGCCGGGGGATGGAGACGCTGCCGTTCGCCGTGGCGGTGGCCGTCGGGCTGACGCCCGAGATGCTGCCCGTCGTCGTGACGGCGGCGCTGGCGCGCGGCGCCGCCGGTCTGGCGCGCGGCGGCGAGGTGATCGTGCGGCGCCTCCCCGCCCTCCACGACCTGGGCGCCGTGGACGTGCTGTGCGTGGACAAGACGGGCACCCTCACCCAGGACCGGCCCGTCCTCCACCACGCCGAGGACGCGTACGGGCGCGACGGCGAGGAGGCGCTGCGCTGGGCGGCGGTCAACGCCCTGTGGACGCTGCACCTCGCCGAACTCCCGGTACCCGACGCCCTGGACGAGGCCGTCCTCGACGCGGCGGGCGAGGACGCCCTGCTGGCCGCCGAGGAGGAGTACGAGGGGATCGCCGCGCTCCCCTGCGCTCCCGGGCGCCCCCTGTCCACCGCCGTCGTCCGGCGCGCCGGTGACCCGCGGTTCGGCCTCGCGGGGGTACACGTGCTCGTCGTCAAGGGCGCCCCGGAGGACGTCCTGGAGCGCTGCGCCCTCGAACCGGCGGAGCGCGACCGCCTGTCCCGGCGGGCGGCGGACCTGGCGGCGGACGGGCTGCGCGTGCTCGCCGTGGCCCGCGCCGAACGCCAGTCCCGCCCCCGCCCCTACGGCCCCGCCGACGAGCACGGCCTGGAGTTCACCGGTTTCCTGGCGCTGCACGACGCCCTCGCCCCCACCGCCGCCGAGGCGCTGGCCGTCCTCGCGGACCGGGGCATAGCCGTCCGGGTCCTCACCGGCGACCACCCGGGCACGGCCGCCCGTGTCTGCCGCGACCTCGGCCTGGACCCGGGCGAGGTGGTGACCGCCGACCGCGTCGACGGCCTCACCGACGCCGAACTGGCCGGGCTCGCCGACCGGACGACGGTCTTCGCGCGCTGCTCCCCCGAGCACAAGGCCCGCATCGTCCGCGCCCTGCGCGCGAGCGGCCGCACCACCGGCTTCCTCGGCGACGGGGTCAACGACCTGGCCGCCCTGCACGCCGCCGACGTCGGCGTCTGCCCCCGCGCGGGCGTCGACGTCGCGCGCGAGGCGGCGGACGTCGTCCTCGCCTCCAAGGACCTCACGGCCCTCGACCGGGCGGTGACCGCGGGCCGGCGCAGCACCGGCAACATCGCCGCCTACCTGCGGATCACGCTCTCGTCCAACTTCGGGAACGTCATCGCCATGCTGGCCGCCGGGCTGCTCCTGCCGTTCCTGCCGATGCTCCCCGCCCAGGTGCTGGTGCAGAACCTCTGCTTCGACGCGGCCCAGCTCGCCCTGGCCTTCGACCGCCCCGCCCCCGCGGCGCTGCGCCGGCCGACCCGGCTGCGCCCGCGCGACCTGCTGCGGTTCGTCACGGTCTTCGGCCTCCTCAACGCCGCCGCCGACCTCGCCACGTTCGCCGTCCTGGCGTTCGCCGTACGGTCGCTGGGGGACGACGGCGGCCAGGAGGCGTTCCACGCCGGGTGGTTCACCGAGAACCTGCTGACGCAGGCGATGGTGATGTTCGTCCTGCGGTCCGGCCGGCACCTGGCCGAGGGCCGTCCCCCCGGTGCCGTACGGCTCGCCACCACCGCCCTGGCGGTCGTGGGGCTGCTCCTGCCGCTGTCGCCGCTGGGCCCGCTCCTGGCCATGACCGGGCTGCCGCCGCTGTCCTACGTCCTCCTCGCCACCGTCCTGACCGCGTACGGCGCGGCGCTCACCGTCGCGCGGAACCGGTACGGGCGGCGGGTCGGGGGGTGA
- a CDS encoding LysR family transcriptional regulator, protein MTAVGDGMREDAVGGLDLRELECFLALAEELHFGRAGERLFVSQSRVSQLLRALERRVGARLVDRTSRRVALTPLGERFLTDLRPAYDALRSAVGDARDAARGVEGVLRVGFQGVAGRTVMAAVHAFRERHPGCEIEIAEIPLADPFGPVRRGEVDTAVVLLPVAEPDLTLGPVFSREQQTLAVSVRHPFASRRRLDAEDLADCPLIGPAAPAPAYWRTAQAPSVTPGGRPVPAGPAVSTLQEGITLAAAGRGGMLLCRPTGTYQARDDLAFVPVDGLPPSALGLIRHRDAATARLRAFGTALAGVAEA, encoded by the coding sequence ATGACGGCGGTGGGAGACGGCATGCGGGAGGACGCGGTGGGCGGACTGGACCTGAGGGAGCTGGAGTGCTTCCTCGCCCTTGCCGAGGAGCTGCACTTCGGGCGCGCGGGCGAGCGGCTGTTCGTCTCGCAGAGCAGGGTCAGCCAGTTGCTGCGCGCGCTGGAACGCCGCGTCGGCGCGCGCCTCGTCGACCGCACCAGCCGCCGCGTGGCGCTCACCCCCCTGGGTGAACGTTTCCTCACCGACCTGCGCCCCGCCTACGACGCCCTCAGGAGCGCGGTCGGCGATGCGCGCGACGCGGCGCGCGGCGTCGAGGGCGTTCTGCGCGTCGGCTTCCAGGGTGTCGCCGGCCGTACGGTCATGGCGGCCGTGCACGCCTTCCGGGAGCGGCACCCCGGCTGTGAGATCGAGATCGCGGAGATCCCGCTGGCCGACCCGTTCGGCCCGGTGCGCCGGGGCGAGGTCGACACGGCCGTGGTCCTGCTGCCGGTCGCGGAACCCGACCTGACGCTGGGCCCGGTGTTCTCCCGTGAGCAGCAGACGCTCGCGGTGTCCGTACGGCACCCGTTCGCGTCCCGCCGCCGCCTCGACGCCGAGGACCTCGCCGACTGCCCCCTCATCGGCCCCGCCGCCCCGGCCCCCGCCTACTGGCGGACGGCCCAGGCACCGTCAGTCACCCCGGGCGGGCGGCCGGTCCCGGCGGGCCCGGCGGTGTCCACCCTCCAGGAGGGCATCACCCTGGCCGCCGCCGGACGCGGCGGCATGCTGCTCTGCAGGCCGACCGGCACCTACCAGGCCCGCGACGACCTGGCGTTCGTCCCGGTCGACGGCCTCCCCCCGTCCGCCCTCGGCCTGATCCGCCACCGCGACGCGGCGACGGCCCGGCTCCGCGCTTTCGGCACGGCCCTGGCGGGGGTGGCGGAGGCATGA
- a CDS encoding MFS transporter encodes MAKIRNAGGWPAVAAVAASTFSVVTTEMLPVGLLSPIGAGLGVSDGTAGLTMTLPGLVAAAAAPVLTVCAGRLDRRVLLLTLMGLLTAADLLSAAAPGIEVLLGLRVLVGVCIGGVWAIAAGLGPRLVPSRAAGRATSVIFSGIAVASVLGVPAGTLVGGRAGWRAAFLVMGAVALLATAALAVVLPPLPPRGAAPSHVLPALLRARRVRAALLVVLLLVCGHFAGYTFVRPALERIPGTGAGTVGGLMLAYGVAGVAGNFLAGTAAVRHPRRVLAVVAVTLGAVIPAVSLTAGGTAGAAALLVVWGLAYGGVSVGTQTWLSAVAPEAGETVSALFVAVFNVAIALGALLGGRAVDAVSVPAALWLGGLLAAAAVVPLGAAGGAGKGRWGRSGGAGKGRWGRSGEVEEEAEARASAC; translated from the coding sequence ATGGCGAAGATCAGGAACGCGGGAGGGTGGCCGGCCGTGGCTGCCGTGGCGGCGAGCACGTTCTCGGTGGTCACCACCGAGATGCTGCCCGTCGGGCTGCTCAGCCCGATCGGGGCGGGACTGGGGGTATCGGACGGGACGGCCGGACTGACCATGACACTCCCCGGCCTGGTGGCCGCCGCGGCCGCGCCCGTGCTCACGGTGTGCGCGGGACGGCTGGACCGGCGCGTCCTGCTGCTGACGCTGATGGGCCTGCTCACCGCGGCCGACCTGCTCTCCGCCGCCGCGCCGGGGATCGAGGTGCTGCTGGGACTGCGGGTGCTGGTGGGTGTGTGCATCGGCGGGGTGTGGGCCATCGCGGCCGGGCTGGGCCCGCGCCTCGTCCCGTCCCGCGCCGCCGGCCGCGCCACCTCGGTGATCTTCAGCGGGATCGCCGTGGCCTCCGTACTCGGCGTTCCCGCGGGCACGCTGGTGGGCGGCCGGGCCGGCTGGCGGGCGGCCTTCCTCGTGATGGGGGCGGTGGCGTTGCTGGCCACGGCCGCCCTGGCGGTGGTCCTGCCGCCGCTGCCACCCCGGGGCGCGGCACCGTCGCACGTCCTGCCGGCGCTCCTGCGCGCCCGCCGGGTCCGCGCGGCGCTGCTGGTCGTCCTGCTGCTGGTGTGCGGGCACTTCGCAGGCTACACCTTCGTCCGCCCCGCGCTGGAACGGATCCCGGGCACGGGCGCGGGGACGGTCGGCGGCCTCATGCTCGCGTACGGCGTCGCGGGGGTGGCGGGCAACTTCCTGGCCGGCACGGCGGCCGTACGGCACCCTCGCCGCGTCCTGGCGGTCGTCGCGGTGACCCTGGGGGCGGTGATACCCGCCGTGTCCCTGACGGCCGGCGGGACGGCGGGGGCGGCCGCGCTGCTCGTGGTGTGGGGGCTCGCGTACGGGGGTGTCTCGGTCGGCACGCAGACCTGGCTGTCGGCCGTCGCACCGGAGGCCGGGGAGACGGTGTCCGCGCTGTTCGTGGCGGTGTTCAACGTGGCCATCGCGCTGGGCGCGCTGCTGGGCGGCCGGGCGGTGGACGCGGTGTCCGTGCCCGCCGCCCTGTGGCTGGGAGGGCTGCTGGCCGCGGCGGCGGTGGTGCCGTTGGGGGCGGCGGGGGGCGCGGGGAAGGGGCGTTGGGGGCGTTCGGGGGGCGCGGGGAAGGGGCGTTGGGGGCGTTCGGGGGAGGTGGAGGAGGAAGCTGAGGCGCGTGCGTCTGCGTGCTGA
- a CDS encoding MarR family winged helix-turn-helix transcriptional regulator, which produces MAIDAVDSVIEQWARERPDVDVWPTGVISRVQRLSRLLDKELKAFFAQHDLEVWEFDVLSTLRRCGPPYERTAGAITSATMVTSGAITNRVDRMEAKGLVERVRDTTDRRTVRIRLTEHGYRLMDELIALHAANGERILSALSREECDRVAEALRVLLVHLGDRRLE; this is translated from the coding sequence ATGGCCATCGACGCAGTGGACAGCGTGATCGAGCAGTGGGCACGCGAACGCCCCGACGTGGACGTCTGGCCGACCGGAGTGATCAGCCGGGTGCAGCGCCTCTCGCGCCTCCTCGACAAGGAGCTCAAGGCGTTCTTCGCCCAGCACGACCTGGAGGTCTGGGAGTTCGACGTCCTGTCGACGCTCCGCCGCTGCGGCCCGCCCTACGAGCGGACGGCGGGCGCCATCACCAGCGCGACCATGGTCACCTCGGGCGCGATCACCAACCGCGTGGACCGCATGGAGGCCAAGGGCCTGGTCGAGCGCGTCCGCGACACCACCGACCGCCGCACCGTCCGCATCCGGCTCACCGAACACGGCTACCGCCTCATGGACGAACTGATCGCCCTCCACGCCGCGAACGGCGAGCGGATCCTCTCCGCCCTCAGTCGCGAGGAGTGCGACCGCGTCGCGGAGGCCCTGCGCGTCCTGCTGGTACACCTGGGAGACCGGCGTCTGGAGTGA
- a CDS encoding HAD family acid phosphatase gives MTASIRARRTAVAVSATAAALATLGTTTTATAAPVQDAAQATASPAHTSGTAGLKGVDYAAWQRDVQAAVDRAAPYVRERTAQARAEKQAVVLDIDNTSLETDFHWTYPTPAVAPVRELVRYAHERGAAVFFVTARPRLLGSLTEDNLKRVGYPVDGLSVRRLPDLFRDVSAYKTAERAKIEAKGYKIIANIGNNTTDLSGGHAELTVKLPDYDGKLS, from the coding sequence ATGACCGCATCGATCCGGGCCCGCCGCACGGCCGTCGCCGTTTCCGCGACCGCCGCCGCCCTCGCCACGCTGGGCACGACCACGACGGCCACCGCCGCTCCCGTGCAGGACGCCGCCCAGGCCACCGCGTCCCCCGCGCACACCTCCGGCACCGCCGGTCTCAAGGGCGTCGACTACGCCGCCTGGCAGCGGGACGTACAGGCCGCCGTCGACCGGGCGGCGCCGTACGTCCGCGAGCGCACCGCGCAGGCCCGCGCCGAGAAGCAGGCCGTGGTCCTGGACATCGACAACACCTCGCTGGAGACCGACTTCCACTGGACGTACCCGACGCCGGCCGTCGCCCCCGTCCGCGAACTGGTCCGGTACGCGCACGAGCGCGGCGCCGCCGTCTTCTTCGTCACCGCGCGCCCCCGCCTCCTGGGCTCGCTCACGGAGGACAACCTCAAGCGCGTCGGCTACCCGGTGGACGGCCTCTCCGTACGCCGCCTCCCCGACCTGTTCCGCGACGTGAGCGCCTACAAGACCGCCGAGCGCGCGAAGATCGAGGCCAAGGGCTACAAGATCATCGCCAATATCGGCAACAACACCACCGACCTCTCCGGCGGTCACGCGGAACTCACGGTCAAGCTCCCCGACTACGACGGCAAGCTGTCCTGA
- a CDS encoding ArsR/SmtB family transcription factor, with protein sequence MTAGVGRFESPEGAVERSAADPSADVLGEAAAAFGLLASPARLHLVWALAQGESDVTGLAERVGGALPAISQHLAKLKLAGLVRSRREGRRVVYLVDDPHVVTIVHLMVDHLSDRRAEPAPRSRSGAGSGRLRGLGA encoded by the coding sequence GTGACGGCAGGCGTCGGCAGATTCGAGAGCCCCGAGGGGGCCGTCGAACGGAGCGCCGCCGACCCGTCGGCGGACGTATTGGGCGAGGCCGCCGCCGCATTCGGGCTGCTCGCCTCCCCCGCCCGGCTGCACCTCGTGTGGGCCCTCGCCCAGGGCGAGAGCGACGTGACCGGGCTGGCCGAACGGGTCGGCGGCGCGCTGCCCGCCATCAGCCAGCACCTCGCCAAGCTGAAGCTCGCCGGGCTGGTGCGGTCCCGCCGCGAAGGGCGCCGGGTCGTCTACCTGGTGGACGACCCACACGTGGTGACCATCGTCCACCTCATGGTCGACCATCTCTCCGACCGCCGGGCCGAACCGGCGCCCCGGTCCCGGTCCGGCGCCGGTTCCGGACGCCTCCGTGGCCTGGGCGCCTGA
- a CDS encoding alkaline phosphatase, producing the protein MGSRPYGRRLAWGAAALLVAGVAVPAAASASDAGRTDRTAESAVAAQAHGPKKAKNVILLIGDGMGDSEITLARDYTVGAAGRLNMDKFPMTGAYTTFSVDKNGKPDYVTDSAASGTGWATGHKTVNGRISKTPGTDKPMTTILELAQRNGLATGSVTTAELTDATPAVLASHATDRSCQGPADMKECPNDRIAKGGPGSIAEQSVNHKVDVLLGGGKQRFDQKITEGRYKGLTVTEQARKLGYQVVTDAKGLGKARADKPVLGLFAPGNVPVEWTGKPAAQGGTAPQRCVTNNPERTAGTPTLEEKTKKALQLLEQKQHGKKGFFLQVEGASIDKRDHSADPCGQIGETAALDRAVKVARAYADRHPDTLVVTTADHGHTSQIVPLEATPPGLSSTLVTDEGQQLKVNYSTNTPGKSQEHTGTEVRIAAQGPLAERVLGVTDQTELFTTIRTALSLR; encoded by the coding sequence ATGGGTTCTCGTCCGTACGGGCGTCGTCTCGCCTGGGGCGCCGCCGCACTGCTCGTCGCCGGTGTCGCGGTGCCGGCCGCGGCCTCCGCCTCCGACGCCGGCCGCACGGACCGGACGGCCGAGTCGGCCGTCGCCGCCCAGGCCCACGGCCCGAAGAAGGCCAAGAACGTCATCCTGCTCATCGGTGACGGCATGGGCGACTCCGAGATCACCCTCGCCCGGGACTACACCGTGGGCGCGGCGGGCCGGCTGAACATGGACAAGTTCCCCATGACCGGCGCCTACACCACCTTCTCCGTGGACAAGAACGGCAAGCCGGACTACGTCACCGACTCGGCGGCGAGCGGCACCGGCTGGGCGACCGGCCACAAGACCGTCAACGGCCGGATATCCAAGACGCCCGGCACCGACAAGCCGATGACCACGATCCTGGAGCTCGCGCAGCGCAACGGGCTCGCCACCGGCAGCGTCACCACCGCGGAGCTCACCGACGCCACCCCGGCCGTCCTCGCCTCGCACGCCACCGACCGCAGCTGCCAGGGCCCGGCCGACATGAAGGAGTGCCCGAACGACCGGATCGCCAAGGGCGGCCCCGGCTCGATCGCCGAGCAGAGCGTCAACCACAAGGTGGACGTCCTCCTCGGCGGCGGCAAGCAGCGCTTCGACCAGAAGATCACCGAGGGCCGCTACAAGGGGCTGACCGTCACCGAGCAGGCCCGGAAGCTCGGCTACCAGGTCGTCACCGACGCCAAGGGCCTCGGCAAGGCGCGGGCCGACAAGCCCGTGCTCGGCCTGTTCGCCCCGGGCAACGTCCCGGTCGAGTGGACCGGCAAGCCCGCCGCCCAGGGCGGCACCGCGCCGCAGCGCTGTGTGACGAACAACCCGGAGCGCACCGCCGGCACGCCCACCCTGGAGGAGAAGACCAAGAAGGCGCTCCAGCTCCTGGAGCAGAAGCAGCACGGCAAGAAGGGCTTCTTCCTGCAGGTCGAGGGCGCTTCGATCGACAAGCGCGACCACTCGGCCGACCCGTGCGGCCAGATCGGCGAGACGGCCGCGCTGGACCGCGCGGTGAAGGTCGCCCGCGCCTACGCGGACCGGCACCCCGACACTCTGGTCGTCACCACCGCCGACCACGGCCACACCAGCCAGATCGTGCCGCTGGAGGCCACCCCGCCCGGCCTGTCCTCGACGCTCGTCACCGACGAGGGGCAGCAGCTCAAGGTCAACTACTCGACCAACACCCCGGGGAAGTCCCAGGAGCACACCGGCACCGAGGTCCGGATCGCGGCCCAGGGGCCGCTGGCCGAGCGCGTCCTGGGCGTGACCGACCAGACCGAGCTCTTCACCACCATCCGCACGGCGCTCTCCCTGCGCTGA